ACCTACGAGACCTATATTGCTCCGGGGCTGTGCGGCATGATCATCCTGTTCAACAGCATGCAGGGTGCCCTGTCCATGGTGTACGACCGGGAGCTGGGCAGCATGCGGGTACTGCTGATGAGCCCCCTGCCACGACCCTTCCTGCTGGTCACCAAACTGTTGGCCATGGGTGTGGTGTCCATCGGCCAGGTGTATGTGTTTCTGCTGCTGGCACTGCTGGTGGATGTGGAGCCGCCGCTCTGGGGCTATCTGGCGGTGTTGCCGGCGCTGATCCTGACCAGCCTCATGCTGGGCGCGCTGGGGCTGCTCATCGCCACCTGGATCAAGCAACTGGAGAATTTCGCCGGGGTGATGAATTTCGTTATCTTCCCCATGTTCTTCATGTCCTCGGCGCTGTATCCGCTCTGGCGCATGAACGAGGCCAGTCCCTGGCTGTACTGGATCTGCCAGTTCAATCCGTTCACCCATGCGGTGGAGGCGATCCGGTTCTCGCTGTATCTGGAGTGGAATCCGATGGCTTACGGGATTACCGCGGGTGTCACTGCGGTGCTGGCGTTATTTGCAACCGCCGGCTTTCGCCCGCAACGCACGAAAATACTGGGCGGAAAACCCGCATAAGGTTCGGGGCAGCTGACTTGCACGGATTCAGGAACCGGCTAAGTCCAGACTACGAAGCTTTCCAAGCAGCCCATCAACCAGTCCGGGTCCAACAATAGAATCATCCCACTGCAACCGGGCGGGTTTGCCATCGAGATACCACAGGCGGTTCGCCAATGTTTCTGCATCGCCGCCATCGTGGGTCACGCAGATCATCGCCATATCCGGATGCGCATCCAGAATCCCGGCAACCAACGCCTTGAGCTCTCCGGCCATCACCGGGTCCAATGACGCAAACGGCTCGTCCAGCAGCAGCAAGTCAGGTTTCACCGCCAGGCAACGGGCCAGGGCGGCCCTCCGGGCCATGCCGAGTGACAATTGGTCCGGGAGATAATGCCCGTAGCCGGATAAGCCAACCTGATCCAGCAAAGTCTCAGCTTCGTGATCACTGGCACCAACAAGCCTGAGGTTGGCGTCCAGAGTCCGCCATGGCAGCAGACGATGCTCCTGGAACAGGTAACCCACGCGAAGACTGTCACGCCCGATCACCGCGTCTTTCGGAACCGATGTATCCAGACCGGCAATGGCATTCAGCAGTGTCGTCTTGCCGATACCCGAGGGCCCCAACAGACAGATGCGGTCGCCCCGCTCAACGGTGGCGAAAATTTCCCCCAGCACCGGCTGACCGAAATCGCGGCCCGCGATTCTGAGCTCAAGCATGGGCGGCCTCCGGCTGCCGCCAGCGGCTGGACCGGCGCTCAAGGGGCTGCAGGATGGCCAGTTCGATCACCTGGACCACGGCGATAAACGCCAGGCTGTAGGCGAGAATCGCGGCCACATCGAATACCTGAAACGCCATGTGCAGCTGGAAACCGACGCCGCTGGAGCGGCCGAGCAGTTCCACCACCAGGACAATTTTCCAGATGAGGGCGAGGCCACCCCGGGTGGCGGCCATGAGGTAAGGAAACAATTGGGGCACCCAGACATCACGCAAGCGCTGCCAACGGGTAAACTGATAAACAGTGGCCATTTCTTCCAACCGGTGGTCGAGGCTGCGGGCGCCCTCGCGAACCGTGACCGCCACGTTGGGGACCTTGTTGATGACCACGGCCATCACCGCGGCCACTTCCACCAGACCGAACCACACGTACATCAGGATGATGGTGACCAGGGCCGGCAGGTTCAGTAACAGCACCAGCAAGGGATCGAACAGGGCATTGGTGGTTTGCGAGCGGCCCATCACAATGCCGATGGCGGTACCAAGGAGCATGGCCAGGGTAAAAGCCACGCACACCCGGCCCAGCGTCGCGCCCAGATGATGCCAGAGTTGCCCGGAAGCGGATTCCTCAGCCAGGGTCTGAAGGACGCTCAGGGGGGTTGGCAACAAGGGCGACTGGAGCAGCCAGGCGGTCAATGCCCAGATCACCACAAACGAGGGCAGAACAATCCAGTAGCTCCACAGCGGCGGGCGGCCGGCGCGGCCTTTCACGGCTGCCTCCGGTAAAACAGGCTGGCTGGCATAAGGTTGTCCGGATCGGCGCCGGTGAGGGTCATCAAACGCTGCAGGTCCGCAATTCGCTGGTCCGTTTGCGGGGCGGGATTACCGGCGACAAAGCCCTCCCGTAATGCCGCGAATACGCCCTCCCCGGGATTTCCCATCAATGACCGCAGCCTCTGCCATGGACGTTCGCCTGCCGCCAGCTCGGCTTTGGCCTCAGCCAGGGAGGCTGCAAACCCATCAATCAGTGACCGATGTTCGCGCGCCCACGCCGCCGGGAAAACATAACCGAGCACCGGCAGATTGCGGTCCAGTTTCAGTTCTGTCAGCAGCTCCGCCATGCCGAACGCCGACCGCCAGCCGCCCTCGCCCCGGAGCCGGGCCGCGAAATGCCAGTAGGTGACGATCACATCCACCTGCCCCCGCTTGAGCGCCTGGCTCAGCAGCGGCGGCGCAGCGAACTGGATGTTCGCCGATGTTTCCAGATCAATGCCCTGCTGCTGTGCCACTTTTTTGAGCAGAATCCAGCCCTTGCTGTCCGGCCCGCCGGCAACGCCGATGCGCTTGTTCGCCAGATCGGCCACCGAGCGCACTGACGAAGATTCGGCAACCACGATGTCGCCGATCTGAGAGGAAAACGGTACATACAGATAGGGAGCACCCGCCTCGAACCGCGACTGCGCCCACAGCAGGTCGGCCACGGCGCCATTCACCGAGCCACTGGTCACCGCCAGCCTGGAGGCCGGCAGGTTGGCCACCGGTTGCAACACCAGCTGATAGCCGTGGGCTCGATCGAGGCCCCGGTGACGGATGTGGTCCAGCTCCCAGTGAGCCGTGCCGAACTGCAGCACGCTGACAGACAGTACCGGAAAATCAGGCGCGCCTTCCCGGGCATGAATAGCACCGGCGAGACCAAGCAGAAGGCACAGCAGAGCAGCCATTCTCTTTGTGAACCAGAGATCGGCGAGAGAGATCCGGAATACAGACGTTGTTGTTGGATGTAGGCTCATAAAACCACGATACGAAGCCCACAGGTCGGCAAGAATAGTACTTTGGTGCCTGTTTTTTGGTGCGATGGTCGCATTCAACCTGAGACCAAGATGGCGTGTAATGAAAGCATCACAATAATAACCAGAGATCCGGACCCGATTCCGGTGATTCTCTGCACAGGAGGCCGCCATGCTGAACGAGCTCGACGCCGTACTCTCTACCGGGAACGCCCCTTCTCAGAACTGTCATCCTGCTTCCGAAAACCGTTATGATGGTCAGGAAGCCACCCCGGATACCAATAACAAACAGGTAGACTCATTCATGGAGCCGGCTTACAAGATCCTGATTGCCGACGACCACCCGCTGTTCCGGGAGGCTATCAGTAGCGTCATCGCGTCCGGTTTCGAGGGCAGCGAGATCATCGAGACCGCCGACCTGGACAGCGCCCTCGACATAACCCGCGACAACGACGACCTGGACCTGATCCTGCTGGATCTGAACATGCCGGGCATGCACGGCCTGAACGGTCTGATCAGCCTGCGCAATGAGGCACCGACCATTCCCGTGGTGATTGTCTCGGCCGAGGAAGACAAGCAGGTGGTGCTGCAAGCCATTACCTACGGTGCCTGCGGGTTTATCACCAAATCCTCGCCCCGGGCCCAGATGACCGAGGCCATACAGCAGATCCTCAACGGCAACGTCTACCTGCCGTCCGACATCATCCGTACTGGCAAGGAGAGCAACAGCCGAAGGAGCCGTCACGAGGACAACCCGATATCACCGGAGCTGCTGAACTCCCTGACCCGCCGGCAGCTGCTGGTGCTGGAGCGCATGTCCAAGGGTGAATCCAACAAGCAGATTGCCTACAACCTGAACATTGCCGAGACCACGGTGAAGGCCCATGTCTCGGCCATACTGCGCAAGCTCGGCGTGCATAACCGGGTGCAGGCGATACTGTCGGCCAGCGACGTGGATTTCAGTCAGTATCTGAAGCGGTAAGGTAGCGTGGGTGTCGGATCAGGCGAAGCCGTAATCCGACACCTATCGTCAGTCTCAGCTTCTAAGTAGATGACTCAGCGCGCTGCGCAGCTTCAGCGGCTTGACCGGTTTGTTCATCAACAGGTGCCCCAGCTCGCGCACCTGCTGCTTCAGTTCATTGGTGTAGTTGGCAGTAATCATCACCACAGGCGCCGGGCATGACCGCCGACCGTTGATCGCTGCCACAACATCCACCCCGTTCTCATCGTTGTCCAGGTGGTAGTCGGCCAGAATCAGATCCACGGCCCCTTTTGCAGGATCCAGCTGGCGCTCCAGATCAGCGAGGGAAACGGCGGTCACCACGTGGCAATCCCAGCCCTCCAGCAGGGTTTTCATGCCCTGACAGATGGCATGGTCATTGTCGATAACCCAGATGGTCGCGCCCCCCAGACCACTGTCGAACGACCGGGCAGAATTCGGGTCCTCGGTCTTCAACCTCGGTTTCAGGCGCCCGACGGGAACGCGGACGCTGAACGCCGATCCCCGGCCTTCCACCGACGACACCGTAACCTCGTGTCCCAGCATGCGGGAAATCTTGTCTACGATGGCGAGGCCAAGACCAAGCCCCTTGTCGGGCTGTGAGCCGGCCGGTCGGATACGTTTGAACTCCTGGAAAATCTCGGTGAGCTTGTCCTCGGGAATACCGGGCCCGGTGTCCCACACCTGCAACAGCACATGGTCGCCCTGGCGTCGGCAGCCGAGCAGGATGCGGCCCTTGCCGGTGTAGCGAATGGCGTTGGTCAGGAAGTTACGGAGTATGCGCGCCAGCAGCTGGGAATCGGATTCGACAATCGCCGAGCTGGCCACGAAATCCAGCTGCAACCCCTCGGCCATGGCCATCTGCCGGAACTCCCGGGCGATATTGTTGAGCAGGTCCCGCAGGTCGAACGCGGTGACATCCGGCTTGATCACGCCGGCGTCCAGCTTGGAAATGTCCACCAGGGTCCCGAGCAGATTCTCCACATCATCCAGGGACGTGCTCACGGAGCGCACCAGCCCTTCTGCTTTGGGACCGAAAGACTGCTCCAGTAAGGCACTGGTGAACAGACGCGCGGCATTCAGAGGCTGCAGCAGATCGTGACTCACCGCCGCCAGGAACTTGGTTTTCGAGAGATTGGCGCGCTCGGCCTCCAGCTTGGCATCCCGCAATCTCGCCTCTACCGCCGCCCGCTCGGTGATTTCCTGGCGCAGCTGGTTGTTGAGTCCCGTCAGTGCCGCCGTGCGCTCTTTCACCCGGCGTTCCAGATTGTCATAGGCCTGCTCCAGGGCCAGGGCGGTCTTGCGCCGGTCGGTGATGTCGCGAATCAACACGAAGAAGCCGATGATGTCGCCCTGCTCATCAACGTTCGGCACGTAGGAGCGCAACATGTAGCGGGTATCACCCAGCTCACCGGTCTCCTCGAACTCGAAGGTCACGTTGTGACCCTCCATCACGTCCAGAATCTGCGGCAGCAGGCGCTGGTAAAACTCCGGCGAGTGGATTTCGTTGAGCCGTTTGCCCAGCGGCGATTCGCCCTTGCGGCCATACCAGCCCTCGTAGACCTTGTTGCAGAACTGGATGGTCATGTCAGCGCCGACATAGGCAATCAGCGCGGGCACATGGTCGGTGACCACGCGGATCCAGCGCTCGCTCTCTTCCAGCGCCTTGATCCGTCGCGCCATTTCGCTGTTCTTGACGTCGGTAATGTCCGAGTACAGCGCCACCAGGCCGCCTTCCCGGGTGGGCCGCTCGGTCATCTGGACCCAGCGCTCGTTGGAAAGCAGGAACACCACGCCCTCGGAATCCGGATGGCTGTGTTCCTCGACCACCAATCCCGAAGCCACTGCCCGGGTCTTCAGGTCGGTGACCGAGATACCTGGCTCCGGCGCCGCGAGGCCGACCGAGTGCCAGTAGCTGCGGAACCGACTGTTGCTCTGGATAAGTCGGTGCTGACGGTCGAACAGCACAAAGCCGTCGGCAATGCTCTCGATGGCGTCACTCAAGCGTTGGCGGGAGGTCTCGGCCTCCTCACGGGCGCGGTTCAGGGCCTTGTTGCTGGCCTTGAGCTCGTCCATGGCCTGATTCAGCGCCTCGGTGCGCTCACGGACCTGCTCGGCCAACACCACGGAATGCTCAAACGCCGCGTAGGGTTCGGGTTTATGGGCCGCACCCGATTCCACCCGCACAATCAGAGCATCGCGAATGCGCCGCAAACGCTCGTTTTCAGCCTCGAGCTTGGCAATGCGCCGGTCCCGCGGGTCGTCTTGCGGCGAGTCACTCTGTTCGGTAATGGGCATCAGGCTGGCCAATCACCACCCCCGTGAACGTCTGGTTGATGTGCATACCGTCGAACTGCTCGCCATAGGTGTTGAAACCAATCACCTTGTGGTGGCGCAGGAACCGCGAGACCGCTTCCACTTCTCCGGTCAGCTCGGCTTCCAGCCGACGTAGAAAGCAGTCGCAGCCGATGGTGACCAGAGGCGGGCCCACCACCCGCTCGGCAGCCTCGATCTGCGTGCGAACGCTATCAAGCAGGGATTCCGGCTCCATGGCGGTCATCACGATGCCGGTTTCCACCGCGCAGTAGAAGGTGAGACTGCCGTCGGGGTTCACGCGCTGCACAGAGCGCACAAAGTAATGACCGCCAATCCTCACCCCCATGGGTCGCAGCGCGAAGATCTTGCGGTCCAGCTCGGCGACCGACACGCCCACGGCGCGGGCATAGGCCTCTGCAGCCGGTTCGGCATTCAATTCGTACACGGTGCGAGTCTCGGCGCAGGCCTCCGTGACCACGAGTTTTTCACTGCGCTCCACCATGTGGTGGGTGGAGAACACACGAAAATCCAATGGCGTGTTCACCAGCAGCACGGTGGCGGCGCCGGTGTGGAACTGGCCATCGTAGAACACATGGGTATTGGCCAGGCGTTCATCGTCGCCGGCGGAGCCACCAAACTGCGGGATGGTGCCGAGAGCAGAATTCAGGGTGGCCAGCACCAGCTCTTCGCGGCTCGACAGCCCGTCCAGCAGGGTGATGGCAAAGGTGTTGCCCTTGATCGGCGCCAGTCTGGCTTCCCGACAGGTGGCCAGCAGGCCGTCAATCACGCCCTGGGCGTCCTGCAGCGTGAAGCGGTCCAGCTCCCGAATGAGCGCGCAGTCAATGGCGAAATACCGTTGATCGAACCCAATGGCGGTAATGCAGCCGCGGCCATAGCCCTCGGGCGTGATCTCGCCCGCCGACGTGCAACCGCAGACGCGCACACCCCGGAACGCATGTTCAAGGGCGATGCCAAGTCGGCCCAGATCGTATTCGGCGGAACAGAAGAACAGCACGCAACCCAGGTGCTCGTGACTGAGCTGGCTGGCGAGATTGGTGGCGGCCAACATCGGGTCGCGAACGCTGGAGCTCGCTACCCGGACCGCAGGCAGGGTCGTCGCTGGCTTCATAAGGACAGGTCCCGGGACCGGATGACTTTTCTCCGATTCTACGGGATCTGTGAACGCAGCCAATGCGACTTCAGTGCTTTTAATGGGCGCGCCGAAACGATCGTAAGCCATTGATTAAACGACCTCCTGAATCAATGCCTGTGGCGCTGCCGGTTTCTCGGGTGACAAACCGGCACTTTAGTCTTAGACCGACAAGTGCTGCCGGCGGCGTCCTGCCACCGACAGGTCTGTTGGCTCAGAACATCACGATGGCGCCGAGGGCGATGGTGTCCGCCTCGGTGGTGGTGGCACCGGTGGTGCGGTTGTTGTCTTCGTACATGTTGTATTCGGCAACCAGCTTGAAGTTGCTGTTCACATCATGGAAGAAACCCACGGTGGTGTTTTCGGTTTCGAGGTTCAGGATCTCGGCATCGGTCTCGCCGTAGGACAGAACGATGCGATTGGCGCCAAAGGCATAGGAGCCTTGAACAAGGAAGCCGTCCGCATCGTCTTCTGTAACCGCACCGTTCACGATCAGAACCGGGTTATCACCCTTGGAGGTAAAACCAGAAGCGGCCAGGGTCAGCCCCGCGACCGACGCCTTGACACCATACCCAACGCCGGTGCTGTCGACCGTGGTGTTGCCGTTCTCGGCAGACTGGTAGCGACCGTTCACCCAGCCAGTCAGGGCCACGTTGTTCAGGTTGGCGTTGTAGGTTATCTCGGACTCGAAGCGAGGCGCTGAGTTTTCATCGTTGGCGCCGGTCACCGTGTCGGCGGGATCCAACACGCCGGCCGCGATTTTGAGGCCACTCATATCCGGCGAACGGTACGTGAACTGAGCAGAGGGCGTCGGGTAAGGATAACCCGCGCGGATGTTACCGAAGGAAACGCCGCCGGCAGCGCCGGGGGAACCAAATCCCATCAGGATTTCGTCGAGGAAAATGTTGGAACGGGCGTAAAGGCCAAAGTCTTTACCGATCAAAATCTGGCCAAAATCGCCATCAACCGTAGCGTAGAACTGGCGAACGTCGATGGCCGTATCTGTAGGCGAATCAAGGCTGTCATTGATGGTAGTCCAGAATGACGAACGCCCACCCAGGGTGAGATCGCCCATGTCCTTGCTGAAGTTGAAACCAATGGTATTGGGCAGGAAGCCCATCTTGATTCGGGAATCGCGAACGTCGTTCAGCTTGTCGTCACGATTCACGTAAAACGCGTTGAAGTAGCCGTCCACTGAAAAGCTGGTGCCGTCCTGGTTGTAGAGTTCGACCGCAGCGTTGGCCCCGGTACTCGCACCCATGGCTACAGCCATGGCCATGGCCAACCCTGACTTTCTGAAGTTGTTGTTTTTCATAGTTCCCCCGGTTGTTTTTGGAAATCTGGGATCGGAGACCCGGGACATCCGGGCGCTCCAGGCGTGGTCTGTCGCCTGAATTCCATGGTCGGTGATGCACCAGAAGGGGAAAATGCTTCGAGGGAGCAGGTTTTCTGCTCATTTGGGAGGCATGGGGAATGAAACTTTGGGAGTACGACCTGGCCGGTTTTTAGCCTGGAAACCGGGCCAGCTCCTGCAGGCAGTCGTCAAGGAAGGCTTCCGGGTCGGCCATCACGGCTTCATCGGCCACCACACCAAACTGCACCTGCCCGGCGTAACTGACGATGCTGATGCCCAGGCCAATATCCCCGGCCTGGGGCACCCAGAACATCTGTTCGGTAATCCGGCAGCCGGCCATATAGCGGGGCTCAGGCGTACCCGGTACATTGGACACCACGGCGCTGGCCTTGCGGTAGAAGACATTCGCCACCGGCTCCCGCCAGGGTTCCGGGATCGCCGAGGCGCTCGCCGCCAGGCCCCAGGCAATGCCGGGTTGCCAGCTTTTCTTCAGGCGACGGGTCTCGTGTTTGATGCGATACAGCCGTTCCAGGGGGCCCTCGCCATCCACCGGCAGCGGCACGAACACTGTTCCGAAGTAGTTGCCCAACTCGCCCGCGCCCGGCCGGAGCTCGCCGGGCAGCCGGCTGCGAATGTCTACTGGCACCGCCGCGTGCAGGATGGCTTCTTCGAGATCGTCGCCGTCAATGCCCAGGCGGGCCCTTACCGCCGCAGCCACGCAGCTGAGCAACACATCGTTGATGGTGACGTTGGTGGCCCTGGCGATGTCCCGGAAACGGGCCAGGGGAACCGGCTGCGACCATCGGCAGTGGCGGCGACCCAGCAGCGGTCGCCTCAGGTCACTCTCGGTATCATCCGGTTGCACCAGAAACTCCGAGCATTCGTGAACCAGTTTCAGGCCCTGCTCTCCCATGCGCTCGAGCAGTCGAGTGGCCTGCTGCCACTGGTTGCCCTCAGCGGGATGCGGCTCTGAATCGACCTCTTCCGAAGCCCCTCCGGCGCCGCCGGAAGCCACCAGTCGCTCAAGCCAGACCTTCGCCGCGGCGGTCCACCGGGCCAGATCGGCCTCCTGAGGCGCCCCATAGATGGCCGGATGCTGGCGGGGTGATGGCGGGCAAAGACGGTCAAAGATGCCCAGCAACGAGAGGCCATCGGCGTAACAGTGGTGAATGCGCAGCAACAACGCGGCGCCGCCTTCTGCGTTGGGTGCCAGCCAGAATTTCCACAATGGGCGGTACAGGGGCAGCGGCTGATTCAGGCGGGCCGAGACCCACTCCCTCAACGCATCGGGCGAAAAGCGATCCAGTACGACATCGAGATGGTGCCGGACATCAAAGGTGGGATCCGCCTGCCACCACCATCCCGGTGCCCGTTTAACTGGCAGGTACCGGAATCGCTCCCACGCCATCCAGTAGATTTGTAGGAACTCCCGAAAGCGCTCTGCAGTGAGATCTTCCACCCGGAGCATGACGGTGATGGTCATGGGGTTGTCCGGACGTTCCAGCGCCAGCCAGGCCGAATCCGACGGCAACAGGAGATGCGATTGCTCGTGACTCAAACCCGAACGTCCCTGGAGAAGTGGTGGAGGTAAGTAAAAACCGAACTCCGCATTGTGCCAGACATGCCCCATCGGCTCCATATCTCGCATCGGCGCGCACGGTTACAAAAAATTACACGAAGGTAACCCTTCAGCCCTATACTGGTTATAAGCCTTGATGCAATGGTTATTAAACGCCCCGCACCAGTGCCGCCGACAGTCATCGATTGGCCCTGGAACGTCGTAAAACCGGTTAGCAGCGCCAATACGCGAAACCGGCGGTTGGGGTACAACAAGGTCACCGGCACCTTCGAATTCCAAAAACAGGCCATTGC
The nucleotide sequence above comes from Marinobacter gudaonensis. Encoded proteins:
- a CDS encoding ABC transporter substrate-binding protein; amino-acid sequence: MAALLCLLLGLAGAIHAREGAPDFPVLSVSVLQFGTAHWELDHIRHRGLDRAHGYQLVLQPVANLPASRLAVTSGSVNGAVADLLWAQSRFEAGAPYLYVPFSSQIGDIVVAESSSVRSVADLANKRIGVAGGPDSKGWILLKKVAQQQGIDLETSANIQFAAPPLLSQALKRGQVDVIVTYWHFAARLRGEGGWRSAFGMAELLTELKLDRNLPVLGYVFPAAWAREHRSLIDGFAASLAEAKAELAAGERPWQRLRSLMGNPGEGVFAALREGFVAGNPAPQTDQRIADLQRLMTLTGADPDNLMPASLFYRRQP
- the nosP gene encoding nitric oxide-sensing protein NosP translates to MKPATTLPAVRVASSSVRDPMLAATNLASQLSHEHLGCVLFFCSAEYDLGRLGIALEHAFRGVRVCGCTSAGEITPEGYGRGCITAIGFDQRYFAIDCALIRELDRFTLQDAQGVIDGLLATCREARLAPIKGNTFAITLLDGLSSREELVLATLNSALGTIPQFGGSAGDDERLANTHVFYDGQFHTGAATVLLVNTPLDFRVFSTHHMVERSEKLVVTEACAETRTVYELNAEPAAEAYARAVGVSVAELDRKIFALRPMGVRIGGHYFVRSVQRVNPDGSLTFYCAVETGIVMTAMEPESLLDSVRTQIEAAERVVGPPLVTIGCDCFLRRLEAELTGEVEAVSRFLRHHKVIGFNTYGEQFDGMHINQTFTGVVIGQPDAHYRTE
- a CDS encoding ATP-binding cassette domain-containing protein — protein: MLELRIAGRDFGQPVLGEIFATVERGDRICLLGPSGIGKTTLLNAIAGLDTSVPKDAVIGRDSLRVGYLFQEHRLLPWRTLDANLRLVGASDHEAETLLDQVGLSGYGHYLPDQLSLGMARRAALARCLAVKPDLLLLDEPFASLDPVMAGELKALVAGILDAHPDMAMICVTHDGGDAETLANRLWYLDGKPARLQWDDSIVGPGLVDGLLGKLRSLDLAGS
- a CDS encoding ABC transporter permease; the encoded protein is MNAAHYWHCFIGIQTREWLRFWQQRTRFASALVRPVLWLVVFAAGFRAVLGISIIPPYDTYITYETYIAPGLCGMIILFNSMQGALSMVYDRELGSMRVLLMSPLPRPFLLVTKLLAMGVVSIGQVYVFLLLALLVDVEPPLWGYLAVLPALILTSLMLGALGLLIATWIKQLENFAGVMNFVIFPMFFMSSALYPLWRMNEASPWLYWICQFNPFTHAVEAIRFSLYLEWNPMAYGITAGVTAVLALFATAGFRPQRTKILGGKPA
- a CDS encoding porin, with translation MKNNNFRKSGLAMAMAVAMGASTGANAAVELYNQDGTSFSVDGYFNAFYVNRDDKLNDVRDSRIKMGFLPNTIGFNFSKDMGDLTLGGRSSFWTTINDSLDSPTDTAIDVRQFYATVDGDFGQILIGKDFGLYARSNIFLDEILMGFGSPGAAGGVSFGNIRAGYPYPTPSAQFTYRSPDMSGLKIAAGVLDPADTVTGANDENSAPRFESEITYNANLNNVALTGWVNGRYQSAENGNTTVDSTGVGYGVKASVAGLTLAASGFTSKGDNPVLIVNGAVTEDDADGFLVQGSYAFGANRIVLSYGETDAEILNLETENTTVGFFHDVNSNFKLVAEYNMYEDNNRTTGATTTEADTIALGAIVMF
- a CDS encoding ABC transporter permease codes for the protein MKGRAGRPPLWSYWIVLPSFVVIWALTAWLLQSPLLPTPLSVLQTLAEESASGQLWHHLGATLGRVCVAFTLAMLLGTAIGIVMGRSQTTNALFDPLLVLLLNLPALVTIILMYVWFGLVEVAAVMAVVINKVPNVAVTVREGARSLDHRLEEMATVYQFTRWQRLRDVWVPQLFPYLMAATRGGLALIWKIVLVVELLGRSSGVGFQLHMAFQVFDVAAILAYSLAFIAVVQVIELAILQPLERRSSRWRQPEAAHA
- a CDS encoding hybrid sensor histidine kinase/response regulator; translation: MPITEQSDSPQDDPRDRRIAKLEAENERLRRIRDALIVRVESGAAHKPEPYAAFEHSVVLAEQVRERTEALNQAMDELKASNKALNRAREEAETSRQRLSDAIESIADGFVLFDRQHRLIQSNSRFRSYWHSVGLAAPEPGISVTDLKTRAVASGLVVEEHSHPDSEGVVFLLSNERWVQMTERPTREGGLVALYSDITDVKNSEMARRIKALEESERWIRVVTDHVPALIAYVGADMTIQFCNKVYEGWYGRKGESPLGKRLNEIHSPEFYQRLLPQILDVMEGHNVTFEFEETGELGDTRYMLRSYVPNVDEQGDIIGFFVLIRDITDRRKTALALEQAYDNLERRVKERTAALTGLNNQLRQEITERAAVEARLRDAKLEAERANLSKTKFLAAVSHDLLQPLNAARLFTSALLEQSFGPKAEGLVRSVSTSLDDVENLLGTLVDISKLDAGVIKPDVTAFDLRDLLNNIAREFRQMAMAEGLQLDFVASSAIVESDSQLLARILRNFLTNAIRYTGKGRILLGCRRQGDHVLLQVWDTGPGIPEDKLTEIFQEFKRIRPAGSQPDKGLGLGLAIVDKISRMLGHEVTVSSVEGRGSAFSVRVPVGRLKPRLKTEDPNSARSFDSGLGGATIWVIDNDHAICQGMKTLLEGWDCHVVTAVSLADLERQLDPAKGAVDLILADYHLDNDENGVDVVAAINGRRSCPAPVVMITANYTNELKQQVRELGHLLMNKPVKPLKLRSALSHLLRS
- a CDS encoding WS/DGAT domain-containing protein, whose product is MSHEQSHLLLPSDSAWLALERPDNPMTITVMLRVEDLTAERFREFLQIYWMAWERFRYLPVKRAPGWWWQADPTFDVRHHLDVVLDRFSPDALREWVSARLNQPLPLYRPLWKFWLAPNAEGGAALLLRIHHCYADGLSLLGIFDRLCPPSPRQHPAIYGAPQEADLARWTAAAKVWLERLVASGGAGGASEEVDSEPHPAEGNQWQQATRLLERMGEQGLKLVHECSEFLVQPDDTESDLRRPLLGRRHCRWSQPVPLARFRDIARATNVTINDVLLSCVAAAVRARLGIDGDDLEEAILHAAVPVDIRSRLPGELRPGAGELGNYFGTVFVPLPVDGEGPLERLYRIKHETRRLKKSWQPGIAWGLAASASAIPEPWREPVANVFYRKASAVVSNVPGTPEPRYMAGCRITEQMFWVPQAGDIGLGISIVSYAGQVQFGVVADEAVMADPEAFLDDCLQELARFPG
- a CDS encoding response regulator, producing MEPAYKILIADDHPLFREAISSVIASGFEGSEIIETADLDSALDITRDNDDLDLILLDLNMPGMHGLNGLISLRNEAPTIPVVIVSAEEDKQVVLQAITYGACGFITKSSPRAQMTEAIQQILNGNVYLPSDIIRTGKESNSRRSRHEDNPISPELLNSLTRRQLLVLERMSKGESNKQIAYNLNIAETTVKAHVSAILRKLGVHNRVQAILSASDVDFSQYLKR